Proteins from a genomic interval of Nitrospina gracilis Nb-211:
- a CDS encoding DMT family transporter produces the protein MFRTDYARGVLFALTTAVLWGLLPVAMQIALADFSPGSIVWFRFTFAFFALWLFLRVKGRPPERIFRKPPLFSLLAGLCLSGNYYYFLRGISASSPSNAAILIQTAPVLVVLIGVAVFRERFSRPQAGGLAIAAIGFFLFFRDQHAHALDVNLYNTANGYVLIAGVLWAAYMTFQKSLAPDHEAQQLNLLVYGVASLVLLSAVSWNDYPKAEWGAWALMLFLGMNTLLAYGFLAEAIKHIPLWLISVIVTLNPFITLVVMKLLPLVLPGVVEPERIGALGYLGAATAIGGVVLVIRKR, from the coding sequence ATGTTCCGGACCGACTACGCGCGCGGTGTGTTGTTCGCACTGACCACCGCCGTGCTGTGGGGCCTCTTGCCGGTGGCCATGCAGATCGCGCTTGCCGATTTTTCTCCCGGCTCCATCGTCTGGTTCCGCTTCACGTTTGCGTTCTTCGCGTTGTGGCTGTTCTTGCGCGTAAAAGGACGCCCGCCGGAGCGGATCTTCCGGAAGCCGCCACTGTTCAGCCTCCTCGCCGGGTTGTGCCTGTCGGGAAACTATTATTATTTCCTGCGTGGCATCAGCGCCAGTTCCCCGTCCAATGCGGCAATACTGATCCAGACCGCTCCGGTTCTCGTCGTGTTGATCGGAGTTGCTGTTTTCAGGGAACGGTTCTCCCGTCCGCAAGCGGGTGGACTGGCCATCGCGGCTATTGGCTTCTTCCTGTTCTTCCGCGACCAGCATGCCCACGCGTTGGACGTGAACCTCTATAACACCGCCAATGGATATGTGCTGATCGCCGGGGTGTTGTGGGCGGCGTACATGACGTTTCAGAAATCGCTGGCGCCAGACCACGAAGCCCAGCAGTTGAACCTGCTGGTTTATGGCGTCGCATCGCTGGTTTTATTGAGTGCGGTGAGTTGGAACGATTACCCGAAAGCGGAGTGGGGGGCGTGGGCACTCATGCTGTTTCTCGGTATGAACACCCTGCTGGCGTACGGGTTTCTGGCGGAAGCCATCAAACACATCCCGTTGTGGCTGATCAGCGTGATCGTCACGCTCAATCCCTTCATCACGCTGGTGGTGATGAAACTGCTGCCGCTGGTCTTGCCGGGAGTGGTGGAGCCGGAACGGATCGGGGCGCTGGGTTACCTGGGAGCGGCGACGGCGATCGGCGGGGTGGTCCTGGTCATCCGGAAGAGATGA
- the smpB gene encoding SsrA-binding protein SmpB: MSDIKIVCQNKKARHDYFIEDTMEAGIALMGTEVKSLRDGRANLVDSYAWVERNEVYLHHCHISPYTPATQFNHDPMRKRKLLLHRKEINRLIGASNEKGYSLIPLKIYFKNGIAKVELAIAKGKKQHDKRESIKKRESDREIRKAMKGDFKS; encoded by the coding sequence ATGTCGGATATCAAGATTGTCTGTCAAAACAAGAAAGCCCGCCACGATTATTTCATCGAGGACACGATGGAGGCGGGCATCGCCCTGATGGGGACGGAGGTGAAGTCCCTGCGGGACGGGCGCGCCAACTTGGTGGACAGCTACGCCTGGGTGGAGCGGAACGAGGTGTACCTGCACCACTGCCACATCAGCCCGTACACTCCCGCAACGCAGTTCAACCACGATCCCATGCGCAAACGCAAACTGCTTTTGCACCGCAAGGAGATCAACCGCCTCATCGGCGCGAGCAACGAAAAGGGATACAGCCTGATCCCGCTCAAGATCTATTTCAAAAACGGCATCGCCAAGGTCGAGCTGGCCATCGCCAAGGGCAAAAAACAGCACGACAAACGGGAGTCCATCAAGAAGCGCGAATCCGACCGAGAAATCCGCAAGGCCATGAAAGGCGATTTCAAGAGCTGA
- the mtaB gene encoding tRNA (N(6)-L-threonylcarbamoyladenosine(37)-C(2))-methylthiotransferase MtaB — MPKLLKIMKVAFNTLGCRTNQNDTAEMQTLLENEGFTIVEPDDPADIYIVNSCTVTAKSDASSRQAVKRSLSINEDAMVVFTGCYAQNNPKEAGQIAGLDVLLGNANKLDIAEAIRKRLDHLQSEDEFGDPDVVMTDITKSWDFKTIPVTEFGGKSKAFIKVQTGCDEACTFCTVARARGRSISDDRENILNNVRCSIDAGFKEITLTGINLGTYGMDKETPETFSSLVEEIADLPGDFRLRISSINPMEIDDRLIDLMAERSNICPHFHIPLQSGDDTVLAAMKRNYNSAHYRDVVERAAARMPNLGLGADIIVGFPGETQAMFENTYKLVRDLPFSYLHVFTYSPRKGTTAFAMKNDVPKAEKKERNRRLTELGRDKALAFRQSLEGGTANVLVETSRDPATGRLRGHSEHFIPVLLNGGDALMNRIVPVRIKDASGQQVSGCVL; from the coding sequence GTCGAACCGGACGATCCAGCGGACATCTACATCGTCAACTCCTGTACGGTCACGGCCAAAAGCGATGCCTCCTCCCGGCAGGCGGTGAAGCGCTCGCTCTCCATCAATGAGGACGCGATGGTCGTCTTCACCGGATGCTATGCGCAGAACAATCCGAAAGAAGCCGGCCAGATCGCCGGGCTGGACGTCCTGCTGGGCAACGCCAACAAGCTGGACATCGCCGAGGCCATCCGCAAGCGGCTGGACCACCTGCAAAGCGAAGACGAATTCGGTGACCCCGACGTGGTGATGACGGACATCACCAAAAGCTGGGATTTCAAGACCATTCCGGTGACGGAATTCGGCGGCAAATCGAAGGCCTTCATCAAGGTGCAGACCGGATGCGACGAGGCGTGCACGTTCTGCACCGTGGCGCGGGCGCGTGGCCGCTCCATCAGCGACGACCGCGAAAACATTCTGAACAACGTACGCTGTTCGATCGACGCGGGATTCAAGGAAATCACGCTGACGGGCATCAACCTCGGCACCTATGGCATGGACAAGGAAACGCCGGAGACGTTTTCGTCCCTGGTGGAGGAGATCGCGGACCTGCCCGGCGATTTCCGCCTGCGCATCAGCAGTATCAATCCCATGGAGATCGACGACCGGCTGATCGACCTGATGGCGGAGCGCAGCAACATCTGCCCGCACTTTCACATTCCACTGCAAAGCGGCGACGACACGGTGCTGGCCGCCATGAAGCGCAATTACAACTCGGCGCACTACCGCGACGTGGTGGAACGCGCGGCGGCGCGCATGCCAAACCTCGGGCTGGGCGCCGACATCATCGTGGGATTTCCCGGCGAGACGCAGGCCATGTTTGAAAACACGTACAAATTGGTGCGGGACCTGCCCTTCAGCTACCTGCACGTGTTCACCTACTCGCCGCGCAAGGGAACGACGGCATTCGCCATGAAAAACGATGTGCCCAAGGCGGAGAAAAAAGAACGCAACCGCAGGCTCACCGAACTGGGACGCGACAAGGCCCTCGCTTTCCGCCAGTCGCTGGAAGGGGGGACCGCCAACGTGCTGGTCGAAACCAGCCGCGACCCGGCGACCGGCCGCCTGCGGGGTCATTCCGAACATTTCATCCCGGTTTTGCTGAACGGCGGCGATGCCTTGATGAACCGGATCGTGCCGGTCCGCATCAAAGACGCATCCGGCCAACAGGTTTCGGGATGCGTCCTGTAA
- a CDS encoding SAM hydrolase/SAM-dependent halogenase family protein — protein sequence MRPVITLTTDFGLNDPYVGIMKGVILNIAPDVQLVDLTHQIQPQNILQAALVVKTAYPYFPKGTVHVVVVDPGVGGVRRPIGIRSYGYWFVGPDNGVFTSVIDSQANCYELTTEKYFLKDISTTFHGRDIFSPVSAWLARGKTLRAFGRKIADPVMLDLPLPKFDGTSIAGQVIYVDHFGNLMTNIDAGLLEGVFERPESLEVQIGRRTLQGPVSSYSEAPEDAVGIIINSWNALEIFHREGNAAQKLKVTVGTPVRVTQAE from the coding sequence ATGCGTCCTGTAATCACGCTCACCACAGATTTCGGCCTGAATGATCCGTACGTCGGCATCATGAAGGGTGTGATCCTCAACATCGCGCCCGATGTACAGCTTGTCGACCTCACACATCAGATCCAGCCGCAGAATATTTTACAGGCGGCGCTGGTGGTGAAAACGGCGTACCCTTATTTCCCGAAAGGGACGGTGCATGTGGTGGTGGTGGACCCTGGTGTCGGCGGCGTGCGCCGCCCCATTGGTATCCGGAGCTACGGCTACTGGTTCGTCGGCCCCGACAACGGCGTGTTCACTTCCGTGATCGACTCGCAGGCCAACTGCTACGAGCTGACCACGGAGAAATATTTTTTAAAAGACATCTCGACCACGTTTCACGGGCGAGACATTTTTTCCCCCGTGTCCGCATGGTTGGCGCGGGGAAAAACCCTGCGCGCATTCGGGCGAAAGATTGCCGATCCGGTGATGCTGGATCTGCCTTTGCCCAAGTTCGACGGAACCAGCATCGCGGGACAGGTTATTTACGTCGATCACTTCGGCAACCTGATGACCAACATCGACGCGGGCCTGCTGGAAGGCGTGTTCGAACGCCCGGAGAGCCTGGAGGTACAAATCGGCCGCCGCACATTGCAGGGGCCCGTCTCCAGTTACTCGGAAGCGCCGGAAGATGCGGTGGGCATCATCATCAACAGTTGGAATGCACTGGAAATTTTCCACCGGGAAGGCAACGCCGCCCAAAAGCTGAAGGTGACGGTCGGCACTCCAGTGCGCGTCACCCAAGCCGAATAA